From the Parus major isolate Abel chromosome 1A, Parus_major1.1, whole genome shotgun sequence genome, the window TGAATATTGTCCACAAATTGACAGCTTTTCAGTGCTGGGAGAACTCGTGGTTGTTGGCGTATTTGTCCCCCCACACTGCTTTGTGCTCTTCTTCCAGTTTCCCTGCAACAGCTTTCTGTTTGCATTGTTTAGTGTAGTGTCCAGATTTACCACAGCGATTGCAAATAGTCTTACAGCTCAAATTTGTTTTAGCTTTCATCTTTTGCTCATTATTTTTTGGGCATTGTGCCATTCCCCATCCTTGCTCTTCGGGagtaaaacatttctgttttggagGTGCCAGCTCCATTGCTTTAATTAGAGCACTGATGCCTATTTGTTGAGCCTGTGCCAAAACCAAAGGATCCCACTGGGCCTGTAACTGTGGGTCATCAAAAGGCCCAGTACCCATCAAGGCATCAACTCCCACCCCATGACAGGGGTGTTGCTGTGGGAGTTTCATATTGTTTAAGGCAGCACTCTCAACTAACTCCCTCCACATATGTTGAAATGTATCATACAGTACAGGTTCAAACAAAATCATAGCAAGGTGTCTTATGTCACGTGGAGCAAGCCTATAAACATTAATAACATGAACCAATTGCATTACCTCAGGAGAATTAACACCAAATCGGGCGACCTTTGACAGAAGGGATTTAACAAATCcccaggaaaatgttttatgtgTATAATTCTGTCCTGTGTTAGGAATTGCTTTGggagcaggaaaggctgtgtgATCATTACTAACAACATCTGTATCAGCACTCGGTGCATTGGTCGTTGCTGGCAGACCTGGTTTTTCTATTAAGTTCCCATCACACATCTCCATTGCCTTTTCCTTGACAGATTCCCAAAACTGGGCAGGGTTGAGTGGCACCACAGACACTTCACAAGAAGGTAAAGTCCAGGGAGCAGCAAGCTTAGATCTACTACGAGATTTACGAGAAGCAGATCCACGCTTCTGGTCAGAGTTTCTCATCTCTGGCAATTCATCATCATCTCTGCTAGAATCAGGTAATGGAGCAGAGACTCTAAACAGCTCCGTTCCTTCACCTGACTCAGAAGAAAGCGGGGGGGCAGACGGCTGGGCTTGTGTCTCTCTCAAGGTCAGCTCTGCTAACTGCCGGGCAGGAGGAAGGTATTTGCGCCTCGTGTTTAActcctgctgtgcaggagaAGGATACACCGGTTGTACACGGTCTCTGGGAGACAAATATCGGGTGGTATTGCTCCGTGACCGCTCGGTCCCCGCATCAGCAGAGCCTGACGAAGCCCCCACGGAAGCGACTCCCACAGGCTGTCCCCCAGGGAGGGGCACAGCACCAGACCGAACCTCAGCCATCTGTTGTTGCCCACCGGCTCCCGTGCCTTGCCCTGGCTCTCGTTGCACCTTCTGCTTCATCCTCCACTCTCTTAAAACATCATAAAGCTGTCTCCACGTCGTAGCTAAATTTACAGCTGCTTTGTCCCCTTGCGAGATCACATCCCACAGTCTGTCCCCAACGGCTTTCCACTGTCTGacagaaaaagctgtatttatATCAGTGCACAAATTTTGGGATTTAGCCCATAGTAACATGCTACGAAGAGCATCATCTGTAATTTTAATGCCTTTGCTTCGAAGCAAAGCTTTCCATGCAGATAAAACTGTGCTTTCTTCTCTTGATAAGTTCGAGCCCATTATCCTCTAACCGATGGCTCACCTGGTAAATATGCCAGATGCCAGAGGCCTCACCGGTCTGTACTCCCTGTGGTTCACCTGGAGTTCCAACTCCGGATGCCAAATTCTCCTTTGGCCGCTCCCCTCGCTGCTCTCTGggtcctgcagggctctgctccccctgtCCGTCCCCACGGGTCTGTCGTGCTTCACGTCACCAGAcgctgctgtgggagcagacGTGACACAAAGCAGATCCATAAGAAACTTCATCCAAGCCTTTATTGTGCTTGCACACAGCATTTTTATCCCCTTCTCACCCCATAGTGCACCCCATTCCATTAGCCATCACCACACCACCCCTCAAGTCCGTTGGTGGAAGCACTGTTTTGAGAAAGTatccccaaaaatccaaaatacagacCTTGTTTTTCTGTGGTGTTCCTCTCAGCACAGATGTTCCTTGTTTTTCTCTACCTTtatcttctttctcctcttctcaCGGACACACAGGAATCCTGCTG encodes:
- the LOC117244433 gene encoding uncharacterized protein LOC117244433; its protein translation is MGSNLSREESTVLSAWKALLRSKGIKITDDALRSMLLWAKSQNLCTDINTAFSVRQWKAVGDRLWDVISQGDKAAVNLATTWRQLYDVLREWRMKQKVQREPGQGTGAGGQQQMAEVRSGAVPLPGGQPVGVASVGASSGSADAGTERSRSNTTRYLSPRDRVQPVYPSPAQQELNTRRKYLPPARQLAELTLRETQAQPSAPPLSSESGEGTELFRVSAPLPDSSRDDDELPEMRNSDQKRGSASRKSRSRSKLAAPWTLPSCEVSVVPLNPAQFWESVKEKAMEMCDGNLIEKPGLPATTNAPSADTDVVSNDHTAFPAPKAIPNTGQNYTHKTFSWGFVKSLLSKVARFGVNSPEVMQLVHVINVYRLAPRDIRHLAMILFEPVLYDTFQHMWRELVESAALNNMKLPQQHPCHGVGVDALMGTGPFDDPQLQAQWDPLVLAQAQQIGISALIKAMELAPPKQKCFTPEEQGWGMAQCPKNNEQKMKAKTNLSCKTICNRCGKSGHYTKQCKQKAVAGKLEEEHKAVWGDKYANNHEFSQH